A single region of the Salvia splendens isolate huo1 chromosome 18, SspV2, whole genome shotgun sequence genome encodes:
- the LOC121777231 gene encoding uncharacterized protein LOC121777231 — protein sequence MRSPSHNSARLCMLLEDIMLIYHTETYFIIHRYASARTRRAKRVILEHARRYSVLNKIPAQLEHLSRLVDVTDADCLANLRMDRNTFGRLCRVLVERGGLRTGQCLGVEEQVAIFVGVLAHHTKNRVVRFNFQRSGATVSYYVNKVLGAVLNLHPVLLRKPTPVSDQCDDYRWKWFKGCLGALDGTHINVLVSNSDKPRYRTRKGQIATNTLAVCDRNMQFVYILPGWEGSAGDSRVLRDAVSRPTGLKVPQGCYYLCDNGYANSNGFLTPYKGVRYHLREWGPGTACPQNPRELFNMRHTRARNIIERAFAVLKMRWGILRSASFYPIKTQIRLIMACFLLHNFIRREMEVDPVEVELDLDGPSDRESTTEPGIYFIDVGPDGKLRTRLESGRVLPKDHPMNESNVKKFDRASNASSNGSNSPLGRWPHLHK from the exons ATGAGATCCCCTTCGCATAATTCCGCACGGCTGTGCATGTTACTCGAAGACATTATGCTCATTTACCACACTGAAACGTACTTCATCATTCATCGATATGCGAGCGCACGGACTCGAAGAGCGAAACGTGTAATTTTAGAGCATGCAAGACGGTATAGCGTGCTTAATAAAATACCTGCACAATTGGAACACCTATCCCGACTAGTCGATGTAACCGACGCAGATTGTCTTGCTAATCTACGTATGGATCGTAATACATTTGGGAGATTATGTCGAGTTCTAGTTGAAAGAGGAGGGTTGCGGACTGGTCAATGCCTCGgagtggaagaacaagtggCTATATTCGTCGGAGTACTTGCACATCATACCAAGAATCGGGTGGTGCGTTTTAACTTCCAGAGGTCAGGTGCAACAGTGTCTTATTATGTTAACAAGGTGCTTGGAGCAGTACTTAACCTACATCCGGTTCTTCTGCGGAAACCGACACCTGTGTCAGATCAGTGTGACGACTACCGTTGGAAATGGTTCAAA GGCTGTTTAGGGGCATTAGATGGTACACACATCAACGTCTTGGTGAGTAATTCTGACAAACCACGTTACAGGACACGGAAAGGGCAAATAGCGACTAACACACTAGCTGTATGCGATCGTAACATGCAATTTGTATACATCTTGCCCGGGTGGGAGGGGTCAGCGGGTGACTCACGTGTGCTACGGGATGCTGTGTCTCGGCCGACCGGATTAAAGGTTCCTCAAG GTTGTTACTACTTGTGCGATAACGGTTATGCCAATAGTAATGGATTTTTAACACCTTACAAAGGGGTTAGGTACCACCTACGGGAGTGGGGCCCAGGTACAGCGTGTCCACAAAACCCTCGAGAACTCTTTAATATGCGCCACACGAGAGCTAGGAATATTATTGAGCGAGCGTTTGCAGTGTTAAAAATGCGATGGGGTATCCTACGAAGTGCATCCTTTTACCCAATAAAAACACAGATACGCCTTATAATGGCTTGCTTCTTACTACATAACTTCATCCGACGGGAGATGGAAGTGGATCCTGTAGAAGTTGAGCTCGACTTAGACGGACCCTCGGACAGGGAGTCAACAACTGAGCCGGGCATATATTTCATTGACGTTGGGCCGGATGGAAAGCTACGTACGAGACTAGAGAGTGGCCGGGTACTACCTAAGGATCATCCAATGAATGAGTCTAATGTGAAGAAATTTGACCGGGCATCGAACGCAAGCTCCAACGGTTCCAACTCACCACTAGGGCGGTGGCCACACCTTCATAAATGA